The Elaeis guineensis isolate ETL-2024a chromosome 14, EG11, whole genome shotgun sequence genomic sequence cctccgacgctcaagtcagttctctgcctcaacaagaatggagtgctcgaacggagaatttagcagagttttgagataagaaatgagcttatagaataacgtatctgagtcccccttttataggcggaggaggtaacggattgatggcgacgttggtAACCGTcgggtagtgggccgctcgtagtcaggggaactttattgcgaagggtagtggagcagaatcgtggctatcgccgtagctcgccacgtggaatcagttgcgaggagtggagcaggatcgtggccgttattgcggcctgccaggaagtagtggagtcacgcagcacctgccgcagggagcggagcagaatcatggccgttgatacagcttgtcagagagtaatggggtcacgCAGGGTCCGCCGTAGAGAGTGGAGcggggctgcgaccgttactgtggcctgtcaggggtgatggagcagtgcgggatccgttgtaggaagtggagcagggccgccaaggggcgcagatctatcggctgaagctcaacagcggtcggagtccgacctctgtaaaaatccaggcggagtcttcctgcaatcaaagttaaaggtgaagctcggctcccataggagtccggacggggtttaccagcagttgacgttgaggaccgagcccagctcccgtaggagtccggacggagtccccttactgttgaagtcgtcggcggagtccggctcccgtaggagtccggacgcagtctgttttgcagccgttggagtcgagggcgaagtccggctctcgtaggagtccggacgaaacttgccagcagttgacgttgaggaccgagcccggctcccgtaggagtccgggcggagctgtcctgtagtcgatgtcggcggtggagcccggctcccgtaggagtccgggcggagtctgcttgcggctgaagttattgacggagtccggctcccgtaggagtccggacgcagtctgtcttgcagccgttggagtcgaggacgaagctcggctcccgtaggagtccgggcgaagttttcctgcaattaaagtcagagggaaggtccggctcccgtaggagtccggacgaggcctaccagcggttgatgctgaggacggagcccggctcccgtaggagtccgggcgaagtctgctcgtagctgttggagttgtcggtgacggagcccggctcccgtaggagtccgggcggagttgtcatgtagtcgattccactgaggacttcggctgtgggtattttatacccaacaatactctattgattataatcttaaaGTTTTGAGATCacctatatgacaatccctagtgaccttaacttgggctctagtactgttctgtcatatcctaatcgcttgtatcattgtctccaaataaacgtaacctaacctcAAAGCTCAGATGTCACTCTGTCACAtcttactgatcttacataaagttttaatatctctttataatctctagtgatcttaaacctaagctttgatattattctatctcatcctattcatttatatcgtaatctccaatgatcataacctaagctctaatatcactctgtaatattctaatcacttatatcaaaatccctaatgatcataacctatgctctgataccattctgtcatgccccgaacccaacacccgggtcggatacgtgatggccgcacacttcttagagcaagccctaaagaatatgcaaggccaaaataaatcattacaatcttaatatccataacaattaatttcaataataatttataaaatcttgcataattacaaattaaatttcttcaatcctctgatcaggtactatgacactctatctatccatctgctcacccataaatctaagccatagccaatcatgaacgtcctgtgtctctgagaagaaaagaaagatggaagggtgtgagctttacagtccagtaagaatttccatatcacactgatatagtaatataatctgaaaataagaataagcaataaaatataaaatctcatattcaatatccagaataatgcaaatatccataaattttctgtcttgttaaaatagatgcatcatcatatgttaacaggtgaaacccttttgttcaacaattatttcatgtcttatctttcatttctcctttcataatcacatgattcttaaccttttctttctggttctggactatccaattctatacctcagtcatcatccggatcgaatccacttaaaaagtctttcaagactgtcccaggatgagctcctggccggctgtcccatgtacgaaagctcgtgagaggctgtcccaggcataagctcctggctggctgtcccaggcatgagctcctggccggctgatccacctgtaagccagtgggggctgtcccaggcataagctcctagcgggctgttccacatggcaagactagtccataccatatatctctttcttttcatttaatcattatgtgtttatttcatcaaatcaattctgacttgcattatgatcaatttagatatgtcatatccatataatcatgccatcaatctctgatacatatatattgacataacatactcatgctcaaaatcaaataatagtatctcaggtataataaattcatcgatctcaaatccgacgatgcaaaaccaacgatgcaagaccaacagtaaaatagcatatatataatagtgatcatgtacagaaattcttacctttatcggtgattgatccaagcacagaaatcaatgttcttctttgatttatgaatttctttaacaaaatattccgctcgatatcatatgcagacaatcatctcttcatgaccctgatcaatataaaaatcatatatggagaaaattactgataatcatcctaataacacagatcgaggatctctcttaggattaaccaaaattaggatttacctaagtatctggatcctccactgatccataagacttctagagagagaaaatccatgaagagagagaaaattctagagagagaaagtggagagagaaaccttcgcatccttccgatgaggcactcatgatcgagatcatcaaaggtcctatcagggtgactcaatatgaatcaagtgttataaatttcgaataggatcggactgggatcagatctactgcatgaatttcggagcaatctcaattcatcatatttttaattcaaatatatcctagggtctgtgatgcaatcagagagagagaaagactctagagagacaaaattcataaagagagagaaaagtctagagagagaatctagagagagaaaatatagagagagaaggtagagagaggagagagaaaaaagagagaaagaagagagaaaggagagagaggaaaattctctctcttcttcttcttattttattttatttttttatttttctctttctctttttcttttcttttttttttcttttttctttttttttttctttttctttttcttttttcttttcttttcttttcttcttcttcttcttcttcttccttcttcttttcccgtggtTTCCTTTGGGGCAAAACAGGGCATCAtccccctccatctcctctcaccctCAAGCAGCCAAGGAGGGCCGACTCCGGCCACCCTCCGACAGCAGCCGACGGTGACGCATCCACAGCCCCGGTGACAGCCCCAACGGTGGCTGTTGCCGGTGGCATAcggggagaaaaaaaataaaacgtaaacaggggtgtccctatttgagcccgaaccggtaTCTCGCCGGCTTCCAAGCACCCAAAGGCCGGAGAGATTAATccgaaagggaggaagaaggaacGTACCTTGTTTCGGCAGTCAAAAACAGCTCCGGCGGCccttctcttccgatcaaccCTCACGGCGCTCTCTTTTGCCAAAAATCCTTCAAATCCCTTTAATTTCTTTGAAATTTTGTAGTAAGATTCTAAGGGAGGAAAGGGGGGTCTTTATAGAGGAGGTTTTCTACCCTAGTCGGACTCCTCGAGTCCGATTTCGCCGGaaacgggaaggaagaagactccggttaggagtcttcctcctcctctattttttttttttttttttttttaataatctgggttattacatcaGGCTTGGACAGTCTGTAATGTAAATGTCGTCGAGAGCGGTGGCATGTCGCAGGCCTTCCGTCATGGAATTGAATTTGGGGCAGTACTGGACAGACAATGATATGAGGGTAGCAGGCAACTTGGGCCATTCCACTAGACCATCACAATGTATAATATTCAGATATTCCAAGTTTGGCGGAAACTCTCCATCCCCTGATGATGACGAGGATAATGGCAAACGTGACGGGCCAACCAACTTGTTGCAATACCTGATTGTTAACGTCTTCAGTGAGTTCAAGCCACGGAACTCCTCCTCCGGCCAGTAGACTAAATCATCACAATCATTGATCCCTAAAGATAGGAGAGAAGTTAGGTTCTTCCAAAACCCCAAAGGAGATGATGCCTGCTGTGATGATAAAAACAACCACTTGCATCTTATAACCTCCAAATGATGCAGGGATGAGCTCAGCCCtttcatctcctcctcctcctccagcaatggtGCCATATCCTCAGATGCCGTGAAAGTTAAATTTTCAAGAGATCTAAAATCCCTGAAAGACATTTTTCTTTCCTGAGCAAGAGGAGGAGACTCTGTACCATTGCTCGTTTTATCGACTTCAATTTCAAGGGAAGATAGTGCCGTCAGACTATGGACCAAGCCCAACTGCTTATTGGTTCCTTTCATTGATAAACTTTTGAGAGATGGTAATTTTGGTATGGTCATCAAATTTGGGCAATTAATGATCTTAAGCTCAGCAAGATGAGGGAAAACTTGCACGACCTCTACAGTTTTTTCATCCTCTGACCACTCCTTCAAGCTCTGCATCGTGTGCAACACCAGTCTCTTTAGTGAGGGGAATGCTTGCAGTGTGCCATTACTTGCATTGCCGTAGATGGTGCTGCTGCAGAGATGCTTGACGCTACCCATCctaatcaagtagagaaatttaaGTACAGGTAGCTGCCATAAAGGTGGGAGATGTTCGCAACCTGCGCAAGCTCCCAGATGGATTTCAACTAAATTTTGCAGTAACAGAGAGTCCATCATCCACGTTGGAAATCTCTCGCCCCCATAGCACCGTATTGCCAGTAGCTTTAAGCCATCATGAGGCCCAACGGCTTCCAAAACCTCTTCACCATTTCCTACATGCAAAACATCCTTACAAACATCAGGGGCACTTGATCTATAACAAGAATCATTCCATGCAATCATATCCCAGCATAATATTAATGAGCGAAGGTTATGTTTGGAACTGAGATTAGCTTCTTTAGCATCTGCTGCATCCCTCACATTCCTCAGGTTATACAGCTCTAGAAAGCCACCGAGATCTAAGCTATTCAACTCACCTATACGTCTTCCAGCATCATTGCCTACAATGTATTTCGTCAATGTTCGCAGGCTGCTTAATTGCCCTATACCTGCTGGCAGCTGCTTCAGATTATCACATCCGTCAATGTAAAGATGCCTCAGGTTACTCATATTTCTCATGTCTTTGGGCAGCTTACGTAGTTCGTCGCAATTAGAGAGTTTCAGAGTTTGTAGATTGAGAAGTGTGCTGGTGGCATCAGGTAATGCTTCTATATCAGTGCGAGAGAGGTCCAGGTATCTTAGGTGTTTCAGAAATCCAATTGAAATAGGCAATCTACTAATATCAGGATGAGTTAGACCCAATGCTCTCAATGACCTAGGCTTTGGTGAATCCGCGGTCACCATAATACGATTACTCCATTCCGTTGATAATGAGGACAGGAGAGTGCGAATGTTTGGAGAAGTATTCAAGATCCTATGGATGTTCAATATGAAATGCCCAGATGTGCCCAAGTGACGGGTTTTCTTAGACACATCTTCCAACGTGGCAGGGTCCACTACGCTGAGGCATTCATTCCCCGTAATGGATTGTGCCAGGTCGTGCATGAGGTCGTGCATCTTGCAAGTTGTTGTGCAATAAAGTTCACCCCTGGATCCATAAAATCCGTAGTACCCACTACAACGAAAAGGGCTTGTAGCGATagttttttgccgacgcttttggaaagcgtcggcaaGTTGCGcagacctgccgacgctttttaaaagcgtcgtcgtttaacgacgcttaaaagcgtcgtaaaacAATCCAacgtcaacgccgacgcttttagcaaaagcgtcgttaaataaagcaAATACTGACGCTTTTGTACAGtaattaacgacgctaaaaagcgtcgttaggttcgtttaatacccttATTCTTCCGTGCCCTAATTTATCTACCGCCGCCCTTTCCATCCTTAATTTCCTCCGCCGACCCCGTCtcatctccgccgccggcaccgcGCCCGCCGTCCACGCGCATCCGCCGTCCACGGCTCACCGCCGTTTgccgctcccctctgctgccgcgtCCGTCGACGCCGCACCCGCGCGGTCCAAGCCGTACACCGTCCGCTGGAAGCAGCcaccccaccggccctcctcccctcccccctcccggcgGCCATCTTCCCATCACGATTCCCTTCGATTGCCGTGCACTTTTGCTTGGATTTTGTTTGGCGCAGACTGATTCGTGTTCGACCGATTCAATTTCGGCCCAAAGGttcggtctctctctctctccccctccctccttcCCTGTGTCATGACCGGTAATCGCATCTAAAAGCTTTAGAATTTGTGGGACCATGAGTGTTAATTTCTTCAGATCTTGTTACATTGTTGTCTGAGGTTATATGTGTTTACCATTTCTCGGAGCGGAAATCCTCTCCGTCATCGAACATCGACACGGTCTCCGGTCGATCCAGCTCCAGCATCGGATCCACCGCCTGAAAACCCCAGAATCCGAGAAATCCGCAAATCGAATCCTCGAGGTGATGAGATATCCGTGGATTCTGGTATAATTCCCCTGttctttagtatttcttcttaATTAGTTGATATTGTGGAGCTTGGAAGCTCGAAATTAGGGTTCTTTATATTTAGAAAGATGGACAGAGGATTTACATTGCGAGTTCTTCTCTTTGGAGCTCCGAATTTGGTCTAGAATTCTTTGCTGTGGATGCTAGGTTTTAGGGAGTGTGAGGAGATCTTCACATGACTGGTTTTGATACGCCTAGGTCTAGGAAAGTGAGAGAGTTCTTCTCTGTTGAAATTTGATGGTGCAAGTTGTCCATCAATTGGTTTCTCTCTATGCATGTCCATGTCTGCCTTGTGCATGTGCGATGTGCATGTGACTCATCTTCCATTTCAAGTAGGTGTGTATTCTGCAGTATGGTTCATGTTGCCCGTATCGGCTTATATAGAAAGTTTGATCTGGTAGTTGCTGACTAGTTTGGGCCGGCAATGGGTCATAAAAGGATTCCAAAACCCTTTATTTGGGTTCATTTTCATCTAatgcaagagagggagatgggATAATTTTATACCAAATCT encodes the following:
- the LOC105033593 gene encoding LOW QUALITY PROTEIN: putative disease resistance protein RGA4 (The sequence of the model RefSeq protein was modified relative to this genomic sequence to represent the inferred CDS: deleted 2 bases in 1 codon) — protein: MADVLLSALLPVVMKKAADRLLQQFGVIWGMEEKLEKLERTLSAILSVLGDAEQRQVKDPAVKRWLAALKDAVYEADDMSKRVRSFFSVHNPVWFRFKMGQKLKEIVQKIDEIAAERIRFGFTVTTQPQNRDRPQSHSYIDESNVIGREKDKEKIVKLLLDHDRNQNVAVLPIVGMGGLGKTTLAQFVYRDKRVEKHFQPLIWVCVSDEFDIAKLARAIIASATGTECQESNMELLQRRLREVVSGKRYLLVLDDVWNEDQAKWDELKTLLGTGGEGSRIIVTARNEQVSSIMGTLDAYLLKGLTEDDSWTLFRKRAFEEGAEEHQNLVSIGKEIVKKCGGLPLAVKALGSLMHSKSQKKEWLSVRDSEIWDMQVGEDGILPALRLSYSHLPSHLKQCFAFCAIFPKDYEIEKDLLIQLWMANGFIASGGRKELEDKGHEIFNELASRSFFQDIKDVAGDAGSLQEKWGELYCTTTCKMHDLMHDLAQSITGNECLSVVDPATLEDVSKKTRHLGTSGHFILNIHRILNTSPNIRTLLSSLSTEWSNRIMVTADSPKPRSLRALGLTHPDISRLPISIGFLKHLRYLDLSRTDIEALPDATSTLLNLQTLKLSNCDELRKLPKDMRNMSNLRHLYIDGCDNLKQLPAGIGQLSSLRTLTKYIVGNDAGRRIGELNSLDLGGFLELYNLRNVRDAADAKEANLSSKHNLRSLILCWDMIAWNDSCYRSSAPDVCKDVLHVGNGEEVLEAVGPHDGLKLLAIRCYGGERFPTWMMDSLLLQNLVEIHLGACAGCEHLPPLWQLPVLKFLYLIRMGSVKHLCSSTIYGNASNGTLQAFPSLKRLVLHTMQSLKEWSEDEKTVEVVQVFPHLAELKIINCPNLMTIPKLPSLKSLSMKGTNKQLGLVHSLTALSSLEIEVDKTSNGTESPPLAQERKMSFRDFRSLENLTFTASEDMAPLLEEEEEMKGLSSSLHHLEVIRCKWLFLSSQQASSPLGFWKNLTSLLSLGINDCDDLVYWPEEEFRGLNSLKTLTIRYCNKLVGPSRLPLSSSSSGDGEFPPNLEYLNIIHCDGLVEWPKLPATLISLSVQYCPKFNSMTEGLRHATALDDIYITDCPSLM